Proteins from a single region of Punica granatum isolate Tunisia-2019 chromosome 8, ASM765513v2, whole genome shotgun sequence:
- the LOC116189650 gene encoding 60S ribosomal protein L27-3, with protein sequence MVKFLKTNKAVVLLQGRYAGRKAMIVRSFDDGTRDRPYGHCLVAGIKKYPSKVIRKDSAKKTAKKSRVKCFVKLVNYRHLMPTRYTLDVDLKDVVTADCLQSKDGKVTAAKETKKRLEDRFKTGKNRWFFTKLRF encoded by the coding sequence ATGGTGAAGTTTCTGAAGACGAACAAGGCGGTGGTACTGCTGCAGGGGCGGTACGCAGGGCGGAAGGCGATGATCGTGAGGTCGTTCGACGACGGGACGAGGGACAGACCGTACGGGCACTGCCTGGTGGCGGGGATAAAGAAGTACCCGAGCAAGGTGATCCGGAAGGACTCGGCGAAGAAGACGGCCAAGAAGTCCCGGGTCAAGTGCTTCGTGAAGCTCGTCAACTACCGGCACCTGATGCCCACCCGCTACACCCTCGACGTCGACCTCAAGGACGTCGTCACCGCCGACTGCCTCCAGAGCAAGGACGGCAAGGTCACCGCCGCCAAGGAGACCAAGAAGCGCCTCGAGGACCGATTCAAGACCGGCAAGAACCGTTGGTTCTTCACCAAGCTCAGGTTCTGA
- the LOC116188541 gene encoding OVARIAN TUMOR DOMAIN-containing deubiquitinating enzyme 11 isoform X2, which yields MTERCSNASASASSSSSLNSSFRDTEDDHTIASILAEEQQTSKLDGRLGRRLSHLDSIPHTPRVITEIPDVNEATLDHERLSERLATYDLEELQMEGDGNCQFRALADQLFRNPEYHKAVRKQVVKQLKHHRKLYEGYVPMKYRSYVKKMKKSGEWGDHVTLQAAADHFGAKICLVTSFRDSGYIEITPNGMIPTRQLWLSFWSEVHYNSLYERGDISLCLQMFR from the exons ATGACGGAGAGGTGCAGCAATGCGAGCGCAAGCGCAAGCTCTAGTTCCAGTCTGAACAGCAGCTTCAGGGATACTGAGGATGACCATACCATCGCCAGCATCTTGGCCGAGGAACAGCAGACCTCTAAGCTCGATGGGAGGCTCGGGAGAAGGCTCTCTCATTTGGATTCTATCCCT CACACGCCCCGGGTTATTACAGAGATTCCTGATGTGAATGAAGCTACGTTGGACCATGAGCGACTTTCTGAAAG GTTGGCCACATATGACTTAGAAGAACTACAAATGGAGGGTGATGGAAATTGTCAG TTTCGAGCCTTAGCTGATCAGTTATTCCGCAACCCAGAGTATCACAAAGCTGTGAGAAAGCAAGTTGTGAAGCAG TTGAAGCACCATAGAAAGTTATATGAAGGATATGTCCCAATGAAGTACAGAAGCTAcgtgaagaaaatgaaaaa ATCAGGAGAATGGGGCGATCATGTGACTCTGCAAGCAGCTGCAGATCAT TTCGGAGCCAAAATTTGTTTGGTCACCTCTTTTAGAGACAGTGGTTACATCGAGATTACTCCAAACGGCATGATTCCTACTAGAC AGCTGTGGCTGAGCTTTTGGAGTGAAGTCCATTACAACTCACTCTATGAAAGAGGAG ACATTTCCCTTTGTTTGCAGATGTTCCGATGA
- the LOC116188541 gene encoding OVARIAN TUMOR DOMAIN-containing deubiquitinating enzyme 11 isoform X1, which produces MTERCSNASASASSSSSLNSSFRDTEDDHTIASILAEEQQTSKLDGRLGRRLSHLDSIPHTPRVITEIPDVNEATLDHERLSERLATYDLEELQMEGDGNCQFRALADQLFRNPEYHKAVRKQVVKQLKHHRKLYEGYVPMKYRSYVKKMKKSGEWGDHVTLQAAADHFGAKICLVTSFRDSGYIEITPNGMIPTRQLWLSFWSEVHYNSLYERGDVPMRKPRKKHWLLF; this is translated from the exons ATGACGGAGAGGTGCAGCAATGCGAGCGCAAGCGCAAGCTCTAGTTCCAGTCTGAACAGCAGCTTCAGGGATACTGAGGATGACCATACCATCGCCAGCATCTTGGCCGAGGAACAGCAGACCTCTAAGCTCGATGGGAGGCTCGGGAGAAGGCTCTCTCATTTGGATTCTATCCCT CACACGCCCCGGGTTATTACAGAGATTCCTGATGTGAATGAAGCTACGTTGGACCATGAGCGACTTTCTGAAAG GTTGGCCACATATGACTTAGAAGAACTACAAATGGAGGGTGATGGAAATTGTCAG TTTCGAGCCTTAGCTGATCAGTTATTCCGCAACCCAGAGTATCACAAAGCTGTGAGAAAGCAAGTTGTGAAGCAG TTGAAGCACCATAGAAAGTTATATGAAGGATATGTCCCAATGAAGTACAGAAGCTAcgtgaagaaaatgaaaaa ATCAGGAGAATGGGGCGATCATGTGACTCTGCAAGCAGCTGCAGATCAT TTCGGAGCCAAAATTTGTTTGGTCACCTCTTTTAGAGACAGTGGTTACATCGAGATTACTCCAAACGGCATGATTCCTACTAGAC AGCTGTGGCTGAGCTTTTGGAGTGAAGTCCATTACAACTCACTCTATGAAAGAGGAG ATGTTCCGATGAGAAAACCCAGAAAAAAGCACTGGCTATTATTCTAG